In Carya illinoinensis cultivar Pawnee chromosome 9, C.illinoinensisPawnee_v1, whole genome shotgun sequence, the following are encoded in one genomic region:
- the LOC122275561 gene encoding putative nuclear RNA export factor SDE5 isoform X1: protein MEASGSNVPQYDDEEKALKGLLDAFSSTCSLDEIASAYCKAGRNADLAAEVLYDMQGSGSTSTTNASNFEVKEEESSESSCGNFSEKLGQENGNPRAPKQKSRPVSGGTVSSILGKDYIRSTSSSKGSYRMSKPSKPDSSVMLMSELSEVEAKSGSPVDDPMHWDMEDFLFRMLGDGFKVDRNVIREVIDYCGTDMQKCMEKLLELSAANLGTRNNFISESTEKFADKGQKAEVSSHQGKLQYANHPRSNGNGASSINEVEPPGKVEEKNGLQKEVLVALFNAPERHDEFLRRTTKAVKRYAALEQVVDGPIIDDREHRKTVTYLQKDNDDIDDEDSYQVLRKAVKEYRGTMKEYYKAALDAFSEGNPVKAGKLLDQGHFFHEKACEADEESNRKIFESRNDEAQDEMTLDLHDLGAKDALRLLKRHLLSFSGIPSFKSLKVILETKDEDATKGSRRRMVMKLLEKESIAWTEEENAGTILIHLNRINRKRLSFVKK, encoded by the exons ATGGAAGCATCTGGCTCGAATGTGCCACAATATGACGATGAGGAGAAAGCACTGAAGGGCTTGCTCGACGCATTTAGTTCTACATGTTCTCTTGATGAAATAGCTTCTGCTTATTGCAAGGCAGGTCGAAATGCAGATTTGGCTGCTGAAGTTCTGTATGACATGCAGGGAAGTGGCTCTACATCTACTACCAATGCATCTAATTTTGAGGTAAAGGAGGAAGAATCTTCAGAGTCAtcctgtggtaacttttctgagaAGTTGGGTCAGGAAAATGGAAATCCTAGAGCTCCAAAGCAAAAAAGTCGTCCAGTTTCTGGAGGTACTGTTTCAAGCATTCTTGGTAAGGACTATATCAGGTCCACATCATCATCAAAAGGGTCTTATAGGATGAGCAAACCATCCAAACCGGACTCATCAGTGATGCTGATGTCTGAACTTTCTGAAGTTGAAGCTAAGTCAGGTTCTCCAGTTGATGATCCAATGCATTGGGACATGGAAGATTTTCTTTTCAGAATGCTTGGGGATGGGTTCAAGGTGGATAGGAATGTGATCCGAGAAGTTATTG ATTATTGTGGAACTGATATGCAAAAG TGCATGGAGAAATTACTTGAACTATCAGCAGCAAATTTAGGCACAAGGAACAATTTTATTAGTGAATCTACTGAAAAG TTTGCAGACAAGGGTCAAAAAGCTGAAGTATCTTCACATCAAGGAAAGCTGCAATATGCAAATCATCCCAGAAG CAATGGAAACGGAGCTTCATCTATAAATGAAGTAGAACCACCTGGAAAAGTTGAAGAGAAAAATGGTCTCCAGAAGGAAGTTTTGGTTGCTTTATTTAATGCTCCTGAGAGACATGATGAGTTTCTTAGAAGAACAACAAAGGCTGTGAAGAGGTATGCAGCACTTGAGCAAGTGGTGGATGGACCTATAATAGATGACCGAGAACACAGGAAGACTGTGACATACTTGCAGAAAGATAATGATG ATATCGATGATGAGGATAGCTACCAAGTTCTTCGTAAAGCTGTGAAGGAGTATCGGGGCACCATGAAGGAGTACTATAAAGCT GCTCTTGATGCATTTTCTGAGGGCAATCCTGTTAAAGCAGGAAAACTTCTAGATCAG GGACATTTTTTTCATGAGAAGGCTTGTGAAGCGGATGAAGAATCCAATAGAAAAATTTTTGAATCTAG AAATGATGAGGCACAAGATGAAATGACGCTCGACTTGCATGACCTTGGTGCCAAGGATGCATTACGCCTTCTGAAACGCcatcttttatcattttcaggCATCCCAT CATTCAAGTCCCTTAAGGTCATTTTAGAGACAAAGGATGAAGATGCCACAAAAGGATCTCGTAGACGAATG gttatgaagctattggagaAGGAATCCATTGCGTGGACTGAAGAAGAAAATGCTGGAACAATATTAATCCACTTGAACAGAATCAACCGAAAACGTTTGagttttgtcaaaaaataa
- the LOC122275561 gene encoding putative nuclear RNA export factor SDE5 isoform X2 translates to MEASGSNVPQYDDEEKALKGLLDAFSSTCSLDEIASAYCKAGRNADLAAEVLYDMQGSGSTSTTNASNFEVKEEESSESSCGNFSEKLGQENGNPRAPKQKSRPVSGGTVSSILGKDYIRSTSSSKGSYRMSKPSKPDSSVMLMSELSEVEAKSGSPVDDPMHWDMEDFLFRMLGDGFKVDRNVIREVIDYCGTDMQKFADKGQKAEVSSHQGKLQYANHPRSNGNGASSINEVEPPGKVEEKNGLQKEVLVALFNAPERHDEFLRRTTKAVKRYAALEQVVDGPIIDDREHRKTVTYLQKDNDDIDDEDSYQVLRKAVKEYRGTMKEYYKAALDAFSEGNPVKAGKLLDQGHFFHEKACEADEESNRKIFESRNDEAQDEMTLDLHDLGAKDALRLLKRHLLSFSGIPSFKSLKVILETKDEDATKGSRRRMVMKLLEKESIAWTEEENAGTILIHLNRINRKRLSFVKK, encoded by the exons ATGGAAGCATCTGGCTCGAATGTGCCACAATATGACGATGAGGAGAAAGCACTGAAGGGCTTGCTCGACGCATTTAGTTCTACATGTTCTCTTGATGAAATAGCTTCTGCTTATTGCAAGGCAGGTCGAAATGCAGATTTGGCTGCTGAAGTTCTGTATGACATGCAGGGAAGTGGCTCTACATCTACTACCAATGCATCTAATTTTGAGGTAAAGGAGGAAGAATCTTCAGAGTCAtcctgtggtaacttttctgagaAGTTGGGTCAGGAAAATGGAAATCCTAGAGCTCCAAAGCAAAAAAGTCGTCCAGTTTCTGGAGGTACTGTTTCAAGCATTCTTGGTAAGGACTATATCAGGTCCACATCATCATCAAAAGGGTCTTATAGGATGAGCAAACCATCCAAACCGGACTCATCAGTGATGCTGATGTCTGAACTTTCTGAAGTTGAAGCTAAGTCAGGTTCTCCAGTTGATGATCCAATGCATTGGGACATGGAAGATTTTCTTTTCAGAATGCTTGGGGATGGGTTCAAGGTGGATAGGAATGTGATCCGAGAAGTTATTG ATTATTGTGGAACTGATATGCAAAAG TTTGCAGACAAGGGTCAAAAAGCTGAAGTATCTTCACATCAAGGAAAGCTGCAATATGCAAATCATCCCAGAAG CAATGGAAACGGAGCTTCATCTATAAATGAAGTAGAACCACCTGGAAAAGTTGAAGAGAAAAATGGTCTCCAGAAGGAAGTTTTGGTTGCTTTATTTAATGCTCCTGAGAGACATGATGAGTTTCTTAGAAGAACAACAAAGGCTGTGAAGAGGTATGCAGCACTTGAGCAAGTGGTGGATGGACCTATAATAGATGACCGAGAACACAGGAAGACTGTGACATACTTGCAGAAAGATAATGATG ATATCGATGATGAGGATAGCTACCAAGTTCTTCGTAAAGCTGTGAAGGAGTATCGGGGCACCATGAAGGAGTACTATAAAGCT GCTCTTGATGCATTTTCTGAGGGCAATCCTGTTAAAGCAGGAAAACTTCTAGATCAG GGACATTTTTTTCATGAGAAGGCTTGTGAAGCGGATGAAGAATCCAATAGAAAAATTTTTGAATCTAG AAATGATGAGGCACAAGATGAAATGACGCTCGACTTGCATGACCTTGGTGCCAAGGATGCATTACGCCTTCTGAAACGCcatcttttatcattttcaggCATCCCAT CATTCAAGTCCCTTAAGGTCATTTTAGAGACAAAGGATGAAGATGCCACAAAAGGATCTCGTAGACGAATG gttatgaagctattggagaAGGAATCCATTGCGTGGACTGAAGAAGAAAATGCTGGAACAATATTAATCCACTTGAACAGAATCAACCGAAAACGTTTGagttttgtcaaaaaataa
- the LOC122275564 gene encoding monothiol glutaredoxin-S17, with protein MGGSVKDVHSKAELDNVVGSGAPVILHFWASWCEASKHMDQVFSHLSTDFPRAHFLRVEAEGQPEISEAYSVSAVPFFVLFKDGKTVDTLEGADPSSLANKVAKVAGPVGPGEPAAPASVGLAAGSTVLETVKEFAQENGSAKVENQGKHGLSDALKKRLELLINSHPIMLFMKGSPEEPKCGFSQKVIEILKKENVKFGSFDILADNDVRDGLKKFLNWPTYPQLYCKGELLGGCDIVIAMHESGELQEVFRDHGIETNASNEVKVSEAGSGKGGISESTGLSSILTSRIETLINSNPVMLFMKGKPDEPKCGFSRKVVEILRQEKVEFESFDILADEEVRQGLKVYSNWSSYPQLYIKGELIGGSDIVLEMQKSGELKKVLAEKGIVQKEALEDRLRKLISSSPVMLFMKGTPDAPRCGFSSKVINALREEGLTFGAFDILTDEEVRQGLKVLSNWPTFPQLYYKGELIGGCDIVMELRDTGELKSTLSE; from the exons ATGGGTGGGTCGGTAAAGGATGTGCACTCAAAGGCGGAGCTTGATAACGTGGTGGGGAGTGGCGCACCGGTTATTCTACACTTCTGGGCCTCATGGTGCGAAGCCTCCAAGCACATGGATCAAGTCTTCTCCCACCTCTCCACCGATTTCCCTCGCGCCCACTTCCTCAGG GTTGAAGCTGAAGGGCAACCTGAGATATCTGAGGCTTATTCGGTTTCTGCGGTGCCTTTCTTTGTTCTCTTCAAG GATGGTAAGACTGTTGATACCTTGGAGGGTGCAGATCCATCTAGTTTGGCCAATAAAGTTGCTAAAGTCGCTGGTCCAGTTGGCCCTGGAGAGCCTGCTGCTCCTGCCAGTGTTGGGCTGGCTGCAGGATCTACTGTCCTTGAAACAGTCAAAGAGTTTGCTCAAGAAAATGGCTCTGCCAAAGTGGAAAATCAAGGGAAACATGGCCTCAGTGATGCATTGAAAAAACGTCTGGAGCTGCTGATTAACTCTCACCCAATCATGCTGTTCATGAAAGGAAGCCCTGAAGAGCCAAAGTGTGGATTTAGCCAAAAAGTTATTGAAattttgaagaaggaaaatgttaaatttggAAGCTTTGATATTTTAGCTGACAATGACGTTCGTGATGGTTTGAAGAAATTTCTTAACTGGCCGACATATCCACAGCTCTATTGCAAAGGGGAGCTTCTTGGTGGATGTGATATCGTAATTGCAATGCATGAGAGTGGTGAACTACAAGAAGTTTTCAGAGATCATGGGATTGAAACTAATGCTTCAAATGAGGTAAAAGTGAGCGAAGCTGGAAGTGGAAAGGGTGGAATCTCCGAATCTACTGGTCTAAGTTCTATTTTAACCTCTCGGATTGAAACCCTGATCAATTCAAATCCAGTTATGCTGTTTATGAAGGGAAAACCAGATGAACCCAAGTGCGGTTTCAGCCGGAAGGTAGTTGAAATCCTCAGACAAGAAAAGGTGGAGTTTGAGAGTTTTGACATTCTTGCTGATGAAGAAGTCCGTCAAGGGCTCAAAGTTTATTCAAACTGGTCTAGTTACCCACAGTTATATATTAAGGGTGAACTCATTGGTGGATCAGACATTGTGTTGGAGATGCAGAAAAGCGGGGAACTGAAAAAGGTCTTAGCTGAGAAAGGTATCGTTCAGAAGGAAGCTCTTGAAGATCGTCTGAGGAAGTTGATAAGTTCTTCACCAGTAATGCTCTTTATGAAGGGTACCCCAGATGCTCCCAGATGTGGGTTCAGTTCCAAGGTCATAAATGCCCTACGCGAGGAGGGTTTAACTTTTGGGGCCTTTGATATATTAACTGATGAGGAAGTGAGGCAGGGGCTAAAGGTCCTCTCCAACTGGCCAACTTTTCCCCAGCTTTACTATAAAGGCGAGCTAATTGGAGGCTGTGACATCGTGATGGAGCTGCGAGATACTGGAGAGCTAAAATCTACCCTATCTGAGTAA
- the LOC122275563 gene encoding pentatricopeptide repeat-containing protein At4g21705, mitochondrial — protein MDPKLFSKTLIRSAITTRSYYTSSSRKPTLYSRISPLGSPGLSVVPELDDWVQKGNKVRIAELHRIIHDLRKRKRFSQALEVSEWMNEKAICIFSAVEHAVQLDLIGRVRGFLSAESYFNKLKDQHKTDKTYGALLNCYVRQRQTEKSLSHLQKMKEMGFASSALTYNDLMCLYTNVGQHEKIPDVLTEMKKNGVSPDNFSYRICINSYGVRSDLEGVENILKEMERQPYIVMDWNTYAVAANFYIKASLTDKAIDALKKSEQKLDEKDGHGFNQLISLYAKLGKKDEVLRLWGLEKTACKRCINRDFITMLESLVKLGDLEEAEKVIKEWESSGNCYDFRIPNTVIVGCSEKGLLEKAKVMLEDLREKGKATSPNSWSLVAAGYLGKGEMEKAMECLKAAFSVHVGNKGWKPNPKVISGILSWLGEKGSIGDVEAFVSSLQTIVPVNRQMYHALIKAHVRDGKEVDKLVERMKIDKIDEDEETKRILGMRQT, from the exons ATGGATCCAAAGCTCTTCTCGAAAACCCTAATCCGTAGTGCGATTACAACAAGATCGTACTACACGAGTAGTAGTCGCAAGCCGACCCTGTACTCGAGAATCAGTCCCCTTGGAAGCCCTGGCTTAAGCGTGGTACCGGAGCTCGACGATTGGGTCCAGAAGGGAAACAAGGTCCGAATTGCGGAGCTTCATCGCATCATTCACGATCTTCGCAAGCGCAAGAGGTTCTCTCAGGCCCTTGag GTTTCTGAGTGGATGAACGAAAAGGCCATATGTATATTTTCTGCGGTTGAACATGCGGTGCAGTTGGATCTCATAGGCAGGGTTCGTGGATTTCTTTCTGCAGAAAGTTATTTCAATAAATTGAAGGATCAACATAAGACTGATAAGACGTATGGTGCTCTGCTGAATTGCTACGTCCGTCAGCGCCAAACTGAGAAGTCCCTCTCTCATTTGCAGAAAATGAAGGAGATGGGTTTTGCTTCGTCGGCTCTCACTTACAATGACCTTATGTGTCTTTACACAAATGTCGGGCAGCACGAGAAGATTCCTGATGTGCTAACTGAGATGAAGAAGAACGGTGTTTCCCCTGACAACTTCAGCTACAGAATATGCATCAATTCTTATGGTGTGAGATCTGATCTTGAGGGAgtggaaaatattttgaaagagatGGAGCGCCAACCTTATATTGTCATGGATTGGAATACATATGCTGTTGCTGCTAATTTCTACATAAAAGCTAGCCTGACCGATAAGGCAATTGATGCCCTAAAGAAATCAGAACAGAAGCTGGATGAAAAAGATGGGCATGGCTTCAACCAGCTAATTTCACTTTATGCCAAACTAGGGAAGAAGGATGAGGTCTTAAGATTATGGGGTCTGGAGAAAACTGCTTGTAAGAGATGCATAAACAGGGATTTTATCACCATGCTGGAGTCTCTTGTGAAGCTTGGTGACCTTGAAGAAGCTGAGAAAGTAATAAAGGAGTGGGAATCATCTGGAAACTGTTACGATTTTCGAATCCCAAATACGGTCATTGTTGGGTGTTCAGAAAAGGGTTTACTTGAGAAAGCAAAAGTCATGCTCGAAGACTTGAGGGAGAAAGGAAAGGCTACTAGTCCTAACAGTTGGAGCCTGGTGGCAGCTGGATACCTAGGTAAGGGTGAGATGGAGAAAGCCATGGAATGCTTGAAAGCAGCTTTCTCTGTACACGTGGGGAATAAAGGTTGGAAGCCCAACCCAAAGGTAATTTCAGGGATACTGTCTTGGCTTGGTGAGAAAGGCAGTATCGGAGATGTAGAAGCTTTTGTGAGCTCGCTTCAGACCATAGTCCCAGTGAATAGGCAGATGTATCATGCTCTGATCAAGGCACATGTTAGAGATGGTAAAGAAGTGGACAAACTTgtggaacgcatgaaaattgaTAAGATAGATGAAGACGAAGAAACGAAGAGAATTCTTGGCATGAGGCAGACCTAA
- the LOC122275565 gene encoding heat stress transcription factor B-2a-like isoform X1, with translation MEQEGTSKSTSSSQSPRSRCPAPFLSKTYDLLEEGRADDHDHDHDRAGKRIVSWNAEGTGFVVWSPAEFSELLLPKYFKHNNFSSFIRQLNTYQGFKKTSSKRWEFKHEKFKKGCRQMLAEITRKKSEPSIFPAYLKASEESSTMTAAMEETNRQLLLKENKALRREKLELQMQIAHFKALELKLLDCLSQYMQQGGNNNQNKVRS, from the exons ATGGAGCAGGAGGGCACAAGCAAGAGTACTAGTTCAAGCCAATCTCCGAGATCACGATGCCCAGCTCCCTTTTTGTCAAAGACTTATGACTTGTTAGAAGAAGGAAGAgcagatgatcatgatcatgatcatgatcgtGCAGGCAAGAGAATCGTGTCATGGAATGCGGAGGGAACTGGGTTTGTTGTTTGGTCTCCAGCAGAGTTCTCGGAGCTCTTGTTGCCTAAATACTTCAAGCACAACAATTTCTCTAGCTTCATTCGCCAGCTGAATACCTAT cAGGGATTCAAGAAAACATCGTCGAAAAGGTGGGAATTCAAGCACGAGAAGTTCAAGAAGGGGTGCAGGCAAATGCTAGCTGAGATCACTAGGAAGAAGAGCGAGCCAAGTATTTTTCCAGCATACCTCAAGGCTTCCGAAGAGAGCAGTACGATGACTGCTGCCATGGAGGAGACTAATCGTCAACTACTGCTGAAGGAGAACAAGGCACTACGGAGGGAGAAGTTGGAATTGCAGATGCAAATAGCCCATTTCAAAGCACTGGAATTAAAGTTGTTGGATTGCCTCTCTCAATACATGCAGCAGGGGGGAAACAACAACCAGAACAAAGTTAGGAGCTAG
- the LOC122275565 gene encoding heat stress transcription factor B-2a-like isoform X2, with the protein MEQEGTSKSTSSSQSPRSRCPAPFLSKTYDLLEEGRADDHDHDHDRAGKRIVSWNAEGTGFVVWSPAEFSELLLPKYFKHNNFSSFIRQLNTYGFKKTSSKRWEFKHEKFKKGCRQMLAEITRKKSEPSIFPAYLKASEESSTMTAAMEETNRQLLLKENKALRREKLELQMQIAHFKALELKLLDCLSQYMQQGGNNNQNKVRS; encoded by the exons ATGGAGCAGGAGGGCACAAGCAAGAGTACTAGTTCAAGCCAATCTCCGAGATCACGATGCCCAGCTCCCTTTTTGTCAAAGACTTATGACTTGTTAGAAGAAGGAAGAgcagatgatcatgatcatgatcatgatcgtGCAGGCAAGAGAATCGTGTCATGGAATGCGGAGGGAACTGGGTTTGTTGTTTGGTCTCCAGCAGAGTTCTCGGAGCTCTTGTTGCCTAAATACTTCAAGCACAACAATTTCTCTAGCTTCATTCGCCAGCTGAATACCTAT GGATTCAAGAAAACATCGTCGAAAAGGTGGGAATTCAAGCACGAGAAGTTCAAGAAGGGGTGCAGGCAAATGCTAGCTGAGATCACTAGGAAGAAGAGCGAGCCAAGTATTTTTCCAGCATACCTCAAGGCTTCCGAAGAGAGCAGTACGATGACTGCTGCCATGGAGGAGACTAATCGTCAACTACTGCTGAAGGAGAACAAGGCACTACGGAGGGAGAAGTTGGAATTGCAGATGCAAATAGCCCATTTCAAAGCACTGGAATTAAAGTTGTTGGATTGCCTCTCTCAATACATGCAGCAGGGGGGAAACAACAACCAGAACAAAGTTAGGAGCTAG
- the LOC122275566 gene encoding E3 ubiquitin-protein ligase RMA1H1-like: MAFEHYYAREWKSIQGVATDSENTNACFDCNICLDFAKEPVVTLCGHLYCWPCIYKWLHVQSATLDPDEHPQCPVCKADISHTTMVPLYGRGQILNEAEDEGKAPLGGMVIPPRPAARSLQSLLSAMHSTGQQLPYRNPYQSQQFDSNPYGSHGEHSTSPWLNLEGTSTGFQHPVAGMFGEMIYARVFGNSASLYTYPNSYHLMGSSSPRLRRQEMQANRSLNRISFFLFCCFLLCLIVF, translated from the coding sequence ATGGCCTTTGAGCACTACTATGCCCGGGAATGGAAATCTATCCAAGGCGTAGCAACAGACTCGGAAAATACTAATGCGTGCTTTGACTGCAACATCTGCTTAGACTTTGCAAAGGAGCCAGTGGTCACTCTCTGCGGCCACCTCTACTGCTGGCCTTGCATCTACAAATGGCTCCACGTCCAGAGCGCAACCCTTGACCCTGATGAGCACCCTCAGTGCCCAGTTTGTAAGGCTGACATATCTCATACCACCATGGTCCCGCTCTACGGCCGGGGCCAAATTCTAAACGAGGCTGAAGATGAAGGCAAGGCACCCCTTGGGGGTATGGTTATACCTCCTAGGCCAGCCGCACGCAGCCTTCAATCTCTCCTATCTGCCATGCATAGTACTGGTCAGCAGCTTCCATATCGGAATCCTTATCAAAGTCAGCAGTTTGACTCTAATCCATATGGCAGCCATGGAGAGCATTCTACATCTCCATGGCTTAATCTAGAAGGAACTAGTACAGGTTTCCAGCATCCGGTCGCTGGCATGTTCGGGGAGATGATTTATGCTAGGGTATTTGGGAACTCAGCAAGCTTATATACATATCCAAACTCATATCACCTAATGGGGAGCAGTAGCCCTAGGTTGAGAAGGCAGGAGATGCAAGCGAACAGGTCTCTGAACagaatttcattttttctcttctGTTGCTTTCTCCTTTGCCTCATAGTCTTCTGA